One window of the Chryseotalea sp. WA131a genome contains the following:
- a CDS encoding helix-turn-helix transcriptional regulator produces MAKEFLGEFEELVLTMVAALQEDAYGAAIAEEIETRLKREVNLSAVHVTLYRLEDKGYIKSSMGGGTNERGGRRKRIFAITSAGMAMLKAMKESRVELWKMVPQLKMS; encoded by the coding sequence ATGGCGAAAGAATTTTTGGGCGAATTTGAAGAATTGGTTTTGACCATGGTGGCGGCATTACAAGAGGACGCGTACGGAGCAGCCATCGCAGAAGAAATAGAAACGCGATTGAAGCGCGAAGTGAATTTGAGTGCTGTCCATGTCACGCTGTATCGGTTAGAGGATAAAGGCTACATCAAATCAAGTATGGGTGGAGGAACAAACGAGCGAGGAGGCAGGCGAAAAAGGATTTTTGCGATTACCAGTGCTGGCATGGCGATGTTGAAAGCGATGAAGGAATCGCGCGTTGAGTTGTG